GCTTTTAAAGTAAGGTCACCTCCACCAATCCATAGGTCACTATCGCTAATAATTTGATTGCCTGCATCTAAGGTCAAATCGCCTGTTCCATCCGCAGCAAAGTCAACATTCGCCGCAATTTGAATATTGTTATCGGCGAGTAGTGTGAGGCTGGAGTTGGAAAACCAGGTGATGTTGGCATTTTCTTGAACAACGATATTGCCTTGATCGCCGCCGTTGCCAGCAGTTGTAATTGTGAGATCTGCTCCTGCTCTGATCTCTGGAATCCCATCGAGAAAATCAACGATGTCTGAATCTAGTAGGGTTGAGGTCGCGTTGGGTTGGAATGGGCTGCCTATAATTGAATCGGAGCTTGGTGGCTCGGCCAAAATGGTGATATTCGTGGGATCCAGCAATAGGTTTCCGGACAAACCATTGGGAGCATCAAGGGTAATGCGTCGAGACCAACCGGATGCTATGTCGAGGATGCTTTTAGAGGAAATTTCAGCAAATCCGCCATCGCCATTGTTAAACCCGCCTGTGGCTGAAAGAAAGCCGTCAAAATCGGTTCTAGCGTCTGACCAAACAATGATCTCACCGCCATTTCCGGCATCTATCGCGTCGGCTTTTAAAAATGAGTTTATGTTAACTGAGGTGGTTTGGGCATGGGGGAATTCTCCTAGGCCCTGGTAGTCTCCGCCCATTAAAAGTTTGCCGCCACCGATTGTGCCAGACACATCAATGGTTGCGTCATGGAGGGCGATCGCCTGACCGAATAGATTAATTTCACCGCCTGTATTGCCCACGGTGCTGAGCAAACCGTTAAGAAAAGTACTGCCGGCATTTTGGGGAATAATCGTCCCATCGGCAGCAAGCTGAACAGTATTACCATCGACGACTAAACCGGTATCGAGGGTTGTGCCAGTCAAGAGTTCGGGGAGATCGACAATATTCCAACTGGTTGTTGATATCGGTAATTCCAGCCCTAAAATTTGACCGGCTTGATTCAGACGCAGAGTATTATTGGCGGGGATCGCGATCACTTGGATGTTGCCTTGTTCAGCGGCTAGGGTTCCAGTGTTGACGATATTTGAGGCAAAAAGATGCAGCGATCGCCCAGCATTTACCTGCAAATCTGCGCCATTAATCATTGCCCCTATGCCATCAAAGGAAAACAGCGTTGGCGTACCGACGAGATTGGCATAATTACCATTGTTAAGCCATTCACCACTGGCAAAGCCCACATTGGAAGCTGTCGCTGCGGTAAAGCTGCCGGAGAGGTCAAGCTGGGCATTCGTGCCAAATACAATCCCGGAGCTGTTCAGCAAAAATAAATTGGCATCGCTACCGCTCACTCGTAATCGTCCATCAATATAGGAAGGATTGCCGCCGCTCACTTTAGAAAGGATATTGTGTAGGGCTGGGTTGCCGAGAAATGTGGCGGTCTGGGATGAGTTGAGATTAAAGTCTGCAAAATTATGGAAAAGGTTTGCACTGTCTCCAGAGAGACTACCGCCGCCGATCGTGAAGTTGTTGCCTTGTTGGTTTACGGTTGTACCTGTGCCGTCTTTGGCTGCTGATAGCTGGGCGATCGCCTCTGTTGCGCAGGCGAAAATCAAGGGTAATGACAACCCCAAAACAGCCCAATATTTAATCTTATGTGCGTATGAGCGGGACACTTAGCTACCTCAGAAAAATCCTATGGCGGTTGTTGTTATTGCATTCATCGAGTCTTACCCAGATAAATCCGTAATACCCTCACCATTTTGTAATTTTTTTCGGGCGATCGCCATAGAAACACTCAAAGATTAAAGATCAGCCTATGGTGTTGTATTTTCGCCACAATTTCAGGTTGCCGCTTCCCGTTCTAGAACAACGGTTACCGGGCCATCATTCACAATATCAACGGTCATCATTGCACCAAATTCTCCCGTTTGGATCGGCACAGCACTATGCTGTAGGAGCGCGACAAATTGCTCGTAGAGTTGCCGAGCTTGATCTGGTTTCGCAGAACCACTAAAAGAAGGGCGGCGACCTTTACGACAATCTCCATAAAGCGTAAACTGACTAACCACTAAAATTTCACCACCAATATCCTGCACCGATTGTGCCCAAGGTTTACCGTCCGCGCCCGGAAAAAGTTTGAGATTTAGACATTTATTCGCGAGCCATGCGAGTTCGGCGACGGTATCTGTCGGTGCAATACCGACTAGCACATTTAACCCCCGGCCAATTTTGCCGACAATCTTGCCTCGGACAGATACTTGGGAACTGCTAACCCGTTGAATAATGATTTTCATGGTTTAAGTTGCAACAACCTCAGGGTTTGACCAGTCCTCTTTTACAATAAAAACGTTGCTGTGATGGGAGTAAATCTTTAATGTCTGATCAAAATGATGGTGCTTTTCTCGGTGGTTTACTCGTTGGTAGTGCCCTTGGGGCGATCGCCGCGCTATTGTACGCCCCCCGCTCCGGTAAAGATACCCGCAAAATTTTGAAACAATCAATGGACAATCTCCCAGAACTTGCTGACGAATTATCTGAAACATTTCAAAAGCAAGCCGATCAACTCTCAGATAATGCCCGTCGTAATTGGGAAGGCACGCTACAACGGTTACAGGAGGCGATCGCCGCCGGAATGGAAGCCAGCCAAGCCGAATCCGAGCGCCTCGAAACATCACCAGAAGAAGAGATTTTTGTGTCGCCAGACATTGACTCTCCCCCAAACTAACCCCCAGACAGTCCTGCATCTGTAGACTTATAAACTATCCAAAAGTTAGGCGATCGCCCTAGTGCACCATTCCTAAGCCCACTGTTTTCCCGTGCAAAACCCTTTTTTCTGGCTACTTCTGTCATTTTTATTAGTTGCGATCACCCTCACTGCCGTGCTGGCCGCCGCCTTTCCCGCCTTCCTAGAAATGGGTCGAGTCGCCCGTAGCGCCGAAAAACTCTTGGACACATTAAATAGAGAATTGCCACGCACCTTAGAATCCTTACGCAAAACTGGAGGAGAACTATCAGAACTAGGCAATGAACTCGAAGACGGTTTAAAAAGCGCGAAAAATATTATCAAACACACCGAACACAGCATTCACAACACCCAAAAACAAATTAAGCAAGTTCATCACAATAGCCGCAGTGCTTGGGCTGGCATCAAAACAGCATGGCATGTGCTTCGCCATCCCCGTCGTAAATCCTCTAAATTATC
This portion of the [Limnothrix rosea] IAM M-220 genome encodes:
- the dtd gene encoding D-aminoacyl-tRNA deacylase; this translates as MKIIIQRVSSSQVSVRGKIVGKIGRGLNVLVGIAPTDTVAELAWLANKCLNLKLFPGADGKPWAQSVQDIGGEILVVSQFTLYGDCRKGRRPSFSGSAKPDQARQLYEQFVALLQHSAVPIQTGEFGAMMTVDIVNDGPVTVVLEREAAT
- a CDS encoding YtxH domain-containing protein; protein product: MSDQNDGAFLGGLLVGSALGAIAALLYAPRSGKDTRKILKQSMDNLPELADELSETFQKQADQLSDNARRNWEGTLQRLQEAIAAGMEASQAESERLETSPEEEIFVSPDIDSPPN